A genomic region of Serratia fonticola contains the following coding sequences:
- the paaC gene encoding 1,2-phenylacetyl-CoA epoxidase subunit PaaC, which produces MTTINDAKISYALRLGDTPLILAQRLCGWCGHAPELEIDLALANIGLDLLGQARNFLAYAAELSGPQHSEDSLAFGRDEQDFHNLLLAEQPNGGFNDTLVRQFLLDNYHVLLHRALSHSHDGQLAAIAAKSLKEAEYHLRFSRGWMIRLGDGSEVSHQKIQQSLNDLWRFTAELFHADDIELRLAEQGIAVDPRQLQAPWQAMVNDTLQQATLALPTEQAFRHGGKQGRHSEHLGPMLAEMQFLQRAYPNCTW; this is translated from the coding sequence ATGACGACAATAAACGATGCAAAAATCAGCTATGCCCTGCGCCTGGGGGACACACCACTCATCCTGGCACAGCGTCTGTGCGGCTGGTGCGGCCATGCTCCCGAGTTGGAGATCGACCTGGCATTGGCCAATATTGGCCTGGATCTGCTAGGCCAGGCGCGCAACTTCCTGGCTTATGCTGCCGAACTGTCCGGGCCGCAGCACAGTGAAGACAGCCTGGCTTTTGGTCGTGACGAACAGGATTTCCACAATCTGCTGTTAGCCGAACAACCTAACGGCGGCTTCAACGACACGCTGGTGCGGCAGTTTCTGCTGGATAACTACCATGTACTGCTACACCGGGCATTAAGCCATAGCCACGACGGGCAACTCGCCGCTATTGCCGCCAAGTCACTGAAAGAGGCCGAATACCACCTGCGCTTCAGCCGCGGCTGGATGATCCGCCTGGGTGATGGCAGCGAAGTCAGCCACCAGAAGATCCAACAGTCGCTAAACGATCTGTGGCGCTTCACGGCGGAACTGTTTCATGCCGACGATATTGAACTGCGGCTGGCCGAACAGGGCATTGCCGTCGATCCCCGCCAGTTGCAAGCGCCCTGGCAAGCCATGGTGAACGATACGCTGCAACAGGCCACGCTGGCATTACCGACCGAGCAGGCCTTCCGCCACGGAGGCAAACAGGGGCGGCACAGCGAACATCTTGGCCCGATGCTGGCGGAAATGCAGTTTCTGCAGCGTGCTTATCCGAACTGCACCTGGTAG
- the paaB gene encoding 1,2-phenylacetyl-CoA epoxidase subunit PaaB: MTHAEWPLYEVFIRSKQGLAHRHVGSLHAADDQMALENARDAYTRRNEGSSIWVVKSCYLIASQAEDRQAFFDPADSKIYRHPTFYPLPDGIKNM; encoded by the coding sequence ATGACTCACGCCGAATGGCCACTGTATGAAGTGTTTATCCGCAGCAAACAAGGATTGGCCCATCGCCACGTCGGCAGCCTGCACGCCGCTGACGATCAGATGGCGCTGGAAAACGCGCGCGATGCCTATACCCGCCGTAATGAAGGCAGTTCGATCTGGGTCGTCAAATCCTGCTATTTGATCGCCTCCCAGGCGGAAGATCGGCAAGCGTTTTTCGACCCTGCCGACAGCAAGATTTACCGCCATCCGACGTTCTATCCCCTCCCCGACGGCATCAAGAACATGTAG
- the paaA gene encoding 1,2-phenylacetyl-CoA epoxidase subunit PaaA, whose amino-acid sequence MTTDTLHQQHFEDKIAADIAIEAKDWMPDAYRKNLIRQIGQHAHSEVIGMLPEANWLTRAPTLLRKAILLAKVQDEAGHGLYLYSAAETLGCSRQDIYQKMLAGQMKYSSIFNYPTLSWADIGVIGWLVDGAAIVNQVALCRASYGPYARAMVKICKEESFHQRQGYEIVMAMAQGSEEQKAMLQDAINRFWWPALMMFGPSDNDSPHSAQSMAWKIKRHSNDELRQKFIDNTVPQLEALGMSAPDSDLAWDETDGHYRFGEIDWHELHEVIQGRGQCNHERLQAKRKAWDEGSWVRDGAMAHASKYAANAA is encoded by the coding sequence ATGACAACTGATACCCTTCATCAGCAGCATTTTGAAGATAAGATTGCCGCCGATATCGCCATTGAAGCCAAAGACTGGATGCCGGATGCCTATCGCAAGAACCTGATCCGACAAATCGGCCAGCACGCACATTCCGAGGTCATCGGCATGTTGCCAGAGGCCAACTGGCTGACCCGTGCCCCAACGCTGCTTCGCAAAGCGATATTGCTGGCAAAGGTCCAGGATGAAGCCGGACACGGCCTTTACCTTTACAGCGCGGCAGAAACCCTCGGCTGTTCGCGTCAGGATATCTACCAAAAAATGCTCGCCGGTCAGATGAAATACTCCTCCATCTTCAACTATCCAACGCTGAGCTGGGCAGATATCGGCGTTATCGGCTGGCTGGTTGACGGTGCCGCCATCGTTAATCAGGTCGCTTTGTGCCGCGCCTCTTACGGCCCCTATGCGCGTGCGATGGTGAAAATCTGCAAGGAAGAGAGCTTTCACCAGCGCCAAGGTTACGAAATCGTGATGGCCATGGCACAAGGCAGCGAAGAACAGAAAGCCATGTTGCAGGACGCCATCAACCGTTTTTGGTGGCCTGCACTGATGATGTTCGGCCCCAGCGATAACGACTCCCCTCACAGCGCTCAAAGCATGGCGTGGAAGATCAAACGCCACAGCAATGACGAGTTGCGGCAGAAGTTTATCGATAACACTGTTCCACAGTTGGAAGCCCTGGGTATGTCCGCCCCTGATAGCGACCTCGCCTGGGACGAAACAGATGGCCACTACCGCTTTGGTGAGATCGACTGGCATGAGTTGCATGAAGTGATCCAGGGACGTGGGCAATGCAACCACGAACGTCTGCAGGCCAAGCGCAAAGCCTGGGATGAGGGGAGCTGGGTACGGGATGGCGCGATGGCGCACGCCAGCAAATATGCGGCAAACGCAGCTTAG